One region of bacterium genomic DNA includes:
- a CDS encoding polysaccharide deacetylase family protein: MIVVLGFDVETDIGSWTPFYQGIEKGLPNLLGVLKDNEIKGTFFITGDVAKKYPEAVKKIGIEGHEIGCHSLFHETIGDEMFPIPGIVPLLPEEIGGRIKKATDIVEEIAAVKIKSFRAPRLWGSSKMLNVLEDLGYLVDTSYPMFYHEKQLMPYHPNRDNWLEKGDMKILEIPIFADMAMESKDQYHRDRDQWPLYRTEGADVLIKHIENHQNYLKKKNIYPVFCFYFHPWEFTPMLQGEIHYGEGSVRPDDFIVKNCGDKAIKEFDKLINYFKNKGAKFMTATELAHSWDEINIKFLNIKKPFKNEVSDDKRNT; encoded by the coding sequence ATGATAGTAGTATTGGGTTTTGATGTTGAAACAGATATTGGCAGCTGGACACCATTCTATCAAGGTATAGAAAAAGGTCTGCCAAATCTCTTAGGGGTTCTTAAAGATAATGAAATAAAGGGAACCTTCTTTATTACTGGAGACGTAGCTAAAAAGTATCCTGAGGCAGTTAAAAAGATAGGCATAGAAGGGCATGAAATTGGATGTCATTCATTATTTCACGAAACTATCGGGGATGAGATGTTCCCTATTCCTGGTATTGTGCCGCTTCTCCCAGAAGAGATAGGAGGTCGGATTAAAAAGGCTACAGATATTGTAGAAGAAATAGCTGCGGTAAAAATAAAATCTTTTCGTGCTCCACGTCTATGGGGAAGTAGCAAAATGCTAAATGTATTGGAAGACCTTGGGTATCTGGTAGATACTTCATATCCCATGTTCTATCATGAAAAACAGCTTATGCCCTATCATCCCAATAGGGATAACTGGCTGGAAAAAGGTGATATGAAGATTTTAGAAATACCAATTTTTGCTGATATGGCTATGGAAAGTAAAGATCAATATCACAGAGATCGGGATCAGTGGCCCCTTTATCGAACTGAAGGCGCAGATGTGCTTATCAAACACATTGAAAATCATCAAAATTATCTTAAGAAGAAAAATATATATCCAGTTTTCTGTTTCTATTTCCATCCATGGGAATTTACACCTATGCTCCAGGGAGAAATACACTATGGCGAAGGGAGTGTAAGGCCAGATGATTTTATTGTAAAAAATTGTGGTGATAAAGCGATAAAAGAATTTGACAAATTAATCAATTATTTTAAAAATAAAGGAGCAAAGTTTATGACTGCAACTGAATTGGCTCATTCGTGGGATGAAATAAATATTAAATTTTTAAATATAAAGAAACCGTTCAAA